One genomic region from Metallosphaera tengchongensis encodes:
- a CDS encoding metal-dependent transcriptional regulator encodes MAELSEPLENYLKEIYELEESKGVAKVVDLIEIFSISPGTISKALDRLESLGFIDRSSRRIKLTEDGKKLAVRLIRAHRLSERLLTDVLGLDWIRAHELAHRLEHIWPEDVLDKIDQITGRPKTCPHGHPIPGREGVKGTPLSNAKEGDYVVLMIIREVEWILRSAETIGLMPGVKISVLENQGDLVKIKISNKEFTIPRALAEQVMVS; translated from the coding sequence ATGGCAGAGTTATCTGAACCTCTAGAAAATTACCTTAAGGAAATTTATGAACTGGAGGAGAGTAAGGGAGTCGCTAAGGTTGTTGATCTTATAGAAATATTCTCGATCTCTCCTGGTACCATAAGTAAGGCACTTGACAGACTCGAATCTTTAGGTTTCATAGATAGGAGCTCCAGGAGAATTAAGCTTACCGAGGACGGGAAAAAGCTCGCCGTGAGGCTGATTAGGGCACACAGGTTATCTGAAAGACTCCTAACAGACGTCCTCGGTTTGGACTGGATCCGAGCCCACGAGCTTGCACATAGATTGGAGCATATATGGCCTGAGGACGTTCTAGACAAGATAGATCAAATTACTGGTCGCCCAAAGACGTGTCCCCATGGACATCCCATCCCTGGAAGAGAGGGAGTAAAGGGGACGCCGCTCTCTAACGCCAAGGAAGGGGATTACGTAGTTCTCATGATAATTAGAGAGGTTGAGTGGATTCTAAGGTCCGCGGAGACCATAGGGCTGATGCCTGGGGTTAAGATCTCAGTTTTAGAGAATCAAGGAGATTTAGTAAAAATAAAGATATCCAACAAAGAATTCACCATCCCTAGGGCGCTGGCCGAGCAGGTTATGGTGAGTTAA
- a CDS encoding MFS transporter: protein MRIIKILTENRNLRLYWVSTSLSHISGVMFSVVSAYIFLQNSASFYSAVVGITLLVSALIRFPSGYVSDRLDRRKTIVLIRLLQSIVILFPILGTQWMVISFLVFNALSSLNVPLSAGLVQSILEKRQMVGGTSLNSLAISVSSLIGASLSALFPVLGIVPYLIIVALMRGTTSLFIGNITVRKRSPSKLTKTPISFVLLPSLVLSILGVTPIMLNTVVFVQSPQEISLSTISFLTTLGNIFGAIAAGELVKEDKIRLFVYGSLLGLSVTLIGISVLQLLMIYPLLFVRGFLSTMETVSIRSDLRIRVPNEIMGRVWGSVTTVSSLSSALITLIYSGIVEIFGTRLPLEIFGLLLLSLSFLMIGNGGVGRKNPRTGGPRESSREEGKIKGG, encoded by the coding sequence ATGAGAATCATAAAGATCCTCACGGAGAATAGAAACCTAAGGTTGTATTGGGTCTCGACGTCACTCTCTCACATTTCAGGTGTTATGTTCAGTGTAGTTTCTGCTTATATCTTTCTACAGAACTCCGCTTCCTTTTACTCTGCAGTGGTTGGCATAACTTTGCTGGTTTCTGCGCTAATTAGGTTCCCATCAGGATACGTTAGCGACAGACTTGATAGACGAAAAACAATTGTCTTGATAAGACTTTTACAGTCCATAGTAATCTTGTTCCCTATCCTTGGAACGCAATGGATGGTGATATCGTTTCTAGTGTTTAACGCCCTATCGTCTCTAAACGTACCGCTTTCAGCCGGATTGGTGCAGTCCATCCTGGAAAAACGGCAAATGGTTGGAGGCACGTCACTTAACTCATTGGCTATCTCGGTCTCATCCTTAATAGGAGCGTCACTAAGCGCCCTCTTTCCTGTCCTAGGGATTGTACCTTACCTTATCATAGTAGCTTTAATGCGGGGAACCACGTCGCTATTTATTGGAAATATTACCGTCAGGAAAAGATCACCCAGTAAGTTAACCAAGACCCCGATATCATTCGTACTCCTTCCGTCTCTAGTACTTTCCATTCTCGGAGTTACCCCTATCATGTTAAATACCGTAGTGTTCGTTCAGTCCCCACAGGAGATCTCCTTGTCCACGATTAGCTTTCTAACCACTTTGGGTAATATTTTCGGAGCAATAGCTGCGGGGGAACTGGTTAAAGAGGACAAAATCAGACTGTTTGTTTACGGATCCCTATTGGGCCTTTCCGTCACTCTGATAGGAATAAGCGTTCTACAATTATTAATGATATATCCACTACTCTTCGTTAGGGGTTTCCTGAGCACCATGGAAACAGTGTCAATAAGGTCAGACTTAAGGATAAGGGTTCCCAATGAGATAATGGGCAGGGTCTGGGGTAGCGTAACTACAGTATCTTCTCTGTCCTCAGCGCTCATAACCCTCATCTACTCGGGCATAGTGGAAATCTTCGGTACCAGGCTACCCTTAGAGATTTTCGGCTTGCTTCTTTTATCCTTGAGTTTTCTTATGATCGGTAATGGAGGAGTTGGTAGAAAAAATCCTAGAACTGGCGGACCCAGAGAGAGCTCTAGAGAGGAAGGTAAGATTAAAGGAGGATAA
- the mobB gene encoding molybdopterin-guanine dinucleotide biosynthesis protein B translates to MNCTFQILGKKDSGKTLVLEKVISALKERGLVVATVKHTHHIINPENKDTARYMSSGSDVTVLHSNDCALFWGCDDLSYVNYLPADVILIEGFEDINLGKRYLITNPSEAVKIANDIIKEASLCSNEPKLKTFPEHNNKIAKMLLYNLMKKWGLKEVRVIDD, encoded by the coding sequence ATGAATTGCACTTTTCAGATACTTGGAAAGAAGGACAGTGGCAAAACCCTTGTCCTGGAGAAAGTTATTTCCGCCCTAAAGGAAAGGGGACTCGTAGTGGCTACTGTAAAACATACTCACCACATAATAAATCCAGAAAATAAGGACACAGCTAGATATATGAGTTCAGGTTCAGATGTAACGGTTCTTCACAGCAATGATTGCGCCCTTTTCTGGGGATGCGACGACTTAAGTTACGTGAATTATTTGCCAGCGGATGTCATTTTAATTGAGGGTTTTGAGGACATAAATTTAGGCAAGAGGTACCTAATCACAAACCCATCGGAAGCTGTCAAGATAGCCAACGATATAATTAAGGAGGCCTCCTTGTGTAGTAATGAGCCTAAGTTGAAGACCTTCCCTGAACACAATAATAAAATTGCCAAGATGCTATTATATAACCTTATGAAGAAGTGGGGATTAAAAGAGGTTAGAGTTATCGATGATTAA
- a CDS encoding NADH-quinone oxidoreductase subunit B, whose amino-acid sequence MTEQLLLTGNLDEAARKAAQWLLNRKPIRSLRDWGVSFSLWPPHFTTSCCGTEFGAFAASRFDAERFGMLPFASSRQSNILTIEGTLTRKMARAARIVYDQMPEPKYVIAMGACILEGGIFWNSYNTVLPSDVGIPVDLYIPGCPIRPEAIARGLLMLQKKIRSQGAIRT is encoded by the coding sequence ATGACTGAACAATTGCTTCTAACCGGAAATTTAGACGAAGCGGCAAGAAAGGCAGCTCAGTGGTTGCTGAACAGGAAGCCAATAAGATCTCTGAGGGACTGGGGAGTATCCTTCTCCCTGTGGCCACCCCACTTTACCACCAGCTGTTGCGGCACCGAGTTTGGGGCCTTCGCCGCATCTAGGTTTGACGCCGAAAGGTTCGGCATGTTACCTTTCGCCTCCTCCAGGCAGTCTAACATATTAACAATCGAGGGCACGCTAACTAGGAAGATGGCCAGGGCAGCTAGGATAGTATACGACCAAATGCCTGAACCTAAGTACGTCATAGCTATGGGAGCTTGTATACTGGAGGGAGGAATTTTCTGGAACTCCTACAATACTGTTCTCCCTTCAGATGTGGGGATTCCAGTAGATCTCTACATTCCAGGATGTCCCATCAGGCCAGAGGCCATAGCTAGGGGCCTGTTGATGTTACAAAAGAAGATAAGGAGTCAGGGTGCCATAAGGACATAA
- a CDS encoding class I SAM-dependent methyltransferase encodes MVNFVCPLDRLPLDKDLKCPRNHQFKFDDGVYDFLGYEPKNNDVLEKVAPLYEGVWAPLGFLITGRSSYSKMLKDAAHYANAREFLDVGTGPGKIFDYVDCRECYGLDISRKFLKILKAKRPNVISVRGDAKALPFPDESFSGVSSIFVIHMLDEPSKALSEISRVLRRGGKCSIGVLTSRGSVANLLSKWWKLELKAESFYIGSLENLNLRIYGSSHMGPWTIFKCQKQ; translated from the coding sequence ATGGTAAATTTCGTTTGCCCTTTAGACAGATTACCCCTTGATAAGGATCTGAAATGTCCGAGGAACCATCAATTCAAGTTCGATGACGGAGTGTACGATTTTCTGGGATATGAACCTAAGAACAATGATGTGCTGGAAAAGGTCGCCCCCCTTTACGAAGGTGTTTGGGCCCCGTTGGGATTTCTAATAACTGGGAGGTCATCCTACTCAAAAATGTTGAAAGACGCGGCACACTACGCTAACGCCAGGGAATTCCTAGATGTAGGGACGGGACCAGGGAAGATATTTGACTATGTAGATTGCCGGGAATGCTATGGCCTCGACATATCTAGAAAATTCCTCAAAATACTTAAGGCCAAAAGACCTAACGTGATTTCTGTTAGAGGTGACGCTAAGGCCCTACCCTTTCCTGACGAGAGCTTCTCAGGTGTCTCATCAATTTTCGTTATCCATATGCTAGATGAGCCTTCAAAGGCCCTCTCTGAGATCTCTAGAGTTCTTAGGAGAGGAGGAAAATGTAGCATAGGTGTCTTAACAAGTAGGGGATCGGTGGCGAATTTACTATCGAAATGGTGGAAGTTAGAGTTAAAGGCTGAATCATTTTATATCGGAAGCCTGGAGAATTTGAACCTAAGGATTTACGGTTCAAGCCATATGGGTCCTTGGACTATTTTTAAGTGTCAGAAACAGTAG
- a CDS encoding CBS domain-containing protein — protein MINGSDIISLDCSSTVLDTIFFMKRNNVRRIVVTCESKLYGIFTVDEALREILERSVEERLRDVKLKKIITVRSNDPFEISRSMITGSVDSVIHYGKIITEKDVVRDYQWNNEEKIYSLGVKALTIEGFTRVSTAAEIMVRNSIRHLPVVDDEPVGMLSSRDIVYRFSDKLNLQEEAKQVMIPFIVKGDKEMTLREGVDLMLKRGVGSLVVPDKEGLYIITFKDLIKHIYMYSMKI, from the coding sequence ATGATTAACGGTTCCGATATCATTTCCCTTGATTGTTCCTCTACAGTTCTAGATACCATTTTCTTTATGAAGAGAAATAACGTAAGGAGAATTGTAGTAACCTGTGAAAGTAAGCTCTACGGCATCTTTACCGTCGACGAAGCCCTAAGGGAGATCCTAGAGAGATCCGTTGAGGAGAGGCTTAGGGACGTTAAACTGAAGAAGATAATAACAGTTCGGAGCAACGACCCCTTTGAGATATCCAGGAGTATGATAACTGGATCTGTAGACTCTGTAATTCACTACGGGAAGATAATTACCGAAAAGGACGTTGTGAGGGATTATCAGTGGAACAATGAAGAGAAGATCTACTCTTTAGGGGTAAAAGCTTTGACCATAGAAGGCTTCACAAGAGTTTCAACCGCAGCTGAAATTATGGTAAGGAACTCAATAAGGCATTTACCAGTGGTAGATGATGAACCAGTGGGAATGCTTTCATCTAGAGACATAGTTTACAGGTTTTCAGATAAACTAAACCTCCAGGAAGAGGCTAAACAGGTCATGATCCCCTTCATTGTTAAGGGAGACAAGGAAATGACGTTGAGGGAAGGTGTGGATTTAATGCTCAAAAGAGGGGTCGGAAGCCTAGTTGTACCCGATAAGGAGGGCTTATATATTATCACTTTCAAAGATCTTATTAAACATATTTATATGTATAGTATGAAAATCTGA
- the mobA gene encoding molybdenum cofactor guanylyltransferase translates to MSRDLFDVIVLAGGSSSRFGADKCDFEIDGQTMLDRVTSNFLNPIIVTSKERRVSKGVQILDPDRRGPLAGVAKAIQFLEKPKVFITGCDFPFLKRSLVELICSKPELVSTTITCGKIQPLLSCYSTQFLVSRLRSSPSLTDVVYSSPSVYVVGTREIGMVDPSLKSLINVNRITDLYSQRSKLFWHSSILSNTKSFFVL, encoded by the coding sequence TTGTCCAGAGATTTATTTGATGTAATAGTGTTGGCAGGCGGCAGCTCCTCAAGGTTCGGTGCTGATAAGTGTGACTTCGAGATTGACGGTCAAACAATGCTAGACAGAGTGACCTCCAATTTCCTCAATCCTATCATAGTGACTAGTAAGGAGAGGCGCGTCAGTAAGGGTGTGCAGATCTTAGACCCGGATAGGAGAGGCCCACTGGCAGGTGTGGCAAAGGCGATCCAGTTCTTGGAAAAACCTAAAGTTTTCATTACAGGATGCGATTTTCCGTTTCTTAAGCGCTCGCTAGTTGAGCTAATCTGTTCCAAACCAGAGCTAGTTTCCACTACTATAACATGTGGGAAAATCCAACCCCTCTTATCATGCTACTCCACGCAATTTCTAGTCTCGCGTTTAAGGAGCTCCCCTAGCCTTACGGACGTGGTTTACTCTTCCCCGAGCGTTTACGTTGTGGGAACTAGGGAAATCGGTATGGTTGATCCTAGTCTCAAGTCTCTTATTAACGTGAACAGGATAACTGACCTTTATTCTCAACGTTCAAAGCTCTTCTGGCACTCTAGTATATTAAGTAATACTAAAAGTTTTTTTGTTCTCTAG
- a CDS encoding molybdopterin molybdotransferase MoeA, translating into MLVPIEEARSLIEKMPFQAARVTELTPYQAIGKVVAEDVRAIVDTPSRDVSAMDGYAFRYDDLLKYGALRIVGELFPKSVSPPSLNEGEAYYVTTGSPIPLGADTVARVEYTKVENGLLRVNGPISRGKDVRKRGEDVKSGDLLIARGTFLTPYHIPILEQQKIKSLKVFDVNFCVFGNGDEILPWGETGEGIPDSISPFFLKLLERFGKVKYQGVARDSLDDVKKLLSKCLVYDYVISIGGSSVGEKDFVKRATSEMGHLIFEGVSTNVIKRGGLGEIFGKPVLILPGQIISAITVFHEHGLHVLSRMTGVELREYVRAKLGFRIDVDHKMDSVYLVKLDGGDAYPLRWGVGLYSELGKASGFTILKRGLTYKQGDEVIVQRFI; encoded by the coding sequence ATGCTTGTTCCAATCGAGGAAGCCAGATCTCTCATAGAGAAGATGCCCTTTCAGGCAGCTAGGGTGACCGAGTTAACTCCATATCAAGCAATAGGTAAAGTCGTTGCTGAGGATGTGCGTGCCATTGTTGATACTCCTAGCCGTGATGTGTCAGCAATGGATGGGTATGCGTTTAGGTATGACGATTTGCTCAAGTACGGGGCATTGAGGATAGTAGGTGAGCTGTTCCCAAAGTCTGTCAGTCCGCCTAGCCTCAATGAGGGGGAGGCATACTATGTAACCACCGGTTCTCCCATCCCGCTTGGCGCAGATACCGTGGCCAGAGTGGAGTACACTAAGGTCGAGAACGGACTCCTCAGGGTTAACGGCCCTATCTCAAGAGGGAAGGATGTACGGAAAAGGGGAGAAGATGTGAAAAGCGGAGACCTACTGATAGCGAGGGGGACTTTCCTAACCCCGTACCATATCCCCATTCTGGAGCAGCAGAAAATTAAGAGTTTAAAGGTGTTTGACGTTAACTTCTGTGTATTTGGGAACGGAGATGAAATACTCCCTTGGGGTGAGACCGGGGAGGGCATCCCAGACTCAATATCTCCCTTCTTCCTCAAACTTTTAGAAAGGTTTGGTAAGGTCAAATATCAAGGTGTAGCAAGGGACAGCTTGGACGACGTGAAAAAACTTCTCTCAAAGTGCCTGGTTTACGATTATGTTATATCAATAGGTGGATCATCGGTAGGGGAGAAGGATTTCGTAAAGAGGGCCACGTCAGAAATGGGACATCTGATCTTCGAAGGCGTATCTACTAACGTGATAAAAAGGGGGGGATTGGGAGAGATCTTCGGGAAACCTGTGTTGATCCTACCGGGGCAGATCATATCAGCCATAACAGTTTTTCACGAGCATGGTCTTCACGTCCTCTCTAGGATGACTGGGGTAGAGCTCAGGGAGTACGTCCGTGCCAAATTGGGCTTTCGAATAGACGTGGACCATAAAATGGACAGCGTTTATCTGGTAAAACTAGACGGTGGTGACGCTTATCCTCTGCGATGGGGTGTGGGCTTATACAGTGAGCTCGGAAAAGCATCTGGGTTTACCATACTTAAGAGGGGATTAACTTACAAACAGGGTGATGAAGTGATTGTCCAGAGATTTATTTGA
- a CDS encoding AbrB/MazE/SpoVT family DNA-binding domain-containing protein has translation MEVEEIVKVSRNYQVTIPAKIRQKFQIKEGDLVKVIYDEKENAVKISVMSEPWK, from the coding sequence ATGGAAGTAGAGGAGATAGTTAAAGTAAGTAGAAACTATCAAGTGACTATCCCGGCTAAGATAAGGCAGAAGTTCCAGATAAAGGAAGGAGACTTAGTTAAAGTGATTTACGACGAAAAAGAGAACGCTGTAAAGATATCCGTAATGAGCGAGCCCTGGAAGTAA
- a CDS encoding amidohydrolase, with product MGVQNNPYTLKRCAFVLDSSGIKENVNVVVERGLIREVGNNEDGDEVDCRNYVLLPGLVNSHTHASMIFLRGFFDDGELMQWLGEMWREEEKVSGEVMRISSELAVLEMLSSGTTAFIDMYFNPEDIRELSTKYGIRSMAGPILMNHKSADEVVKQMRSLGSTPLFSPLLNVHSLYATDLKTIRELRDALRGDEHLHIHLSETRDEVFQIKREHGLFPVEVIWKEGLIPYVHGVHLGWVTSWELNYLVNSRGVTHCPTSNMKLATGGAFPMREALDLGVNVTLGTDGAASNNSLNMFIEMKNAVLLQRHNYWTTRISAKDVFKAATVNGYKLLGKKGGMIEPGYVADFILVNKNSLYPLKADRVLSHLIYNSDRVDVEKVIIDGKIVFEKGLFTETARKLAERLSLYL from the coding sequence GTGGGAGTACAGAATAACCCGTATACTTTAAAGCGTTGTGCGTTCGTTCTGGACTCAAGTGGTATAAAGGAGAACGTAAATGTTGTCGTGGAAAGGGGTCTGATAAGGGAAGTGGGAAATAACGAAGACGGCGATGAAGTGGACTGCAGAAATTACGTCCTATTACCTGGTTTAGTAAACTCGCACACTCACGCTTCAATGATTTTCCTTAGGGGCTTCTTCGATGACGGGGAGTTGATGCAATGGTTAGGGGAAATGTGGAGGGAGGAGGAAAAGGTATCTGGAGAGGTAATGAGGATAAGCTCAGAGCTAGCTGTCCTGGAAATGCTTTCCTCAGGTACAACAGCGTTCATCGATATGTACTTTAACCCAGAAGATATCAGGGAGCTGTCCACCAAATACGGAATAAGGAGCATGGCCGGTCCCATTCTCATGAACCATAAATCTGCAGATGAGGTCGTGAAGCAGATGAGGAGTCTAGGTTCAACTCCCCTCTTCTCGCCCTTATTAAATGTCCATAGCCTATACGCAACAGATCTAAAGACTATCAGAGAGCTGAGGGATGCCTTGCGAGGAGACGAGCATCTGCATATTCACCTATCGGAGACTAGAGATGAGGTCTTTCAGATAAAGAGAGAACACGGTTTATTTCCTGTAGAAGTGATCTGGAAAGAGGGACTTATACCCTATGTACACGGCGTGCATCTAGGTTGGGTTACCTCATGGGAATTGAATTATTTAGTCAATTCTAGAGGAGTTACGCATTGCCCTACTTCTAACATGAAACTAGCAACTGGTGGGGCATTTCCCATGCGAGAGGCACTAGATCTTGGGGTAAACGTTACTCTCGGGACTGATGGTGCGGCGAGCAACAATTCCCTCAACATGTTCATTGAAATGAAGAACGCGGTTCTATTGCAGAGGCATAACTACTGGACAACAAGAATATCAGCAAAGGACGTGTTCAAAGCCGCAACGGTTAACGGTTACAAGCTCTTGGGTAAAAAGGGGGGAATGATAGAACCCGGATATGTGGCAGATTTTATCCTAGTAAACAAGAATAGCTTGTATCCCCTAAAGGCTGATAGGGTACTATCACATCTCATTTATAATTCTGACAGGGTTGATGTGGAAAAAGTCATTATAGATGGAAAAATCGTTTTCGAAAAAGGGCTCTTCACAGAAACTGCCAGAAAGCTAGCTGAAAGGTTAAGCCTTTATCTCTAA
- a CDS encoding TatD family hydrolase, with product MLIDSHAHVDVKDFDPDRDLVLSKCQITVVNAGVDLKSNLLSIEMSKVYRNVIPAVGLHPEYVERADQELEETLRLIDLVPLISEVGLDFFWIKEEPLRAKQIQVLNRFMEVGEKQGKALIIHSRGGLKKIMEMVSSYKVRFAIHAFEGSVKDAKRIEEMGGFISVPPILVRDKGRMEVVRNVSEDSLLTETDSPFMGPDRTRNEPCNVKITLQRISEIKGINLIELEEKIENNFRRLLGPYSFSGANLTNR from the coding sequence ATGCTTATAGATTCACATGCCCATGTGGATGTAAAAGATTTTGATCCAGATAGAGACCTGGTACTCTCGAAATGTCAGATTACTGTAGTGAACGCTGGTGTCGATCTGAAATCAAATCTCCTCTCTATAGAGATGAGCAAGGTTTACAGAAACGTCATACCCGCTGTTGGCCTTCACCCAGAATATGTAGAGAGGGCAGACCAGGAACTCGAGGAAACTCTGAGGTTAATTGACTTAGTACCCTTAATAAGTGAAGTAGGCCTAGACTTCTTTTGGATTAAGGAAGAGCCCCTTAGGGCTAAACAGATTCAAGTCCTCAACAGATTTATGGAAGTTGGAGAAAAGCAGGGAAAAGCCCTCATAATACATTCGAGGGGTGGACTGAAAAAGATCATGGAAATGGTTTCTAGTTATAAAGTCAGGTTTGCAATTCACGCCTTTGAAGGTAGCGTAAAGGACGCCAAAAGAATTGAGGAGATGGGTGGCTTTATCTCTGTCCCACCAATTCTCGTTAGAGATAAGGGAAGGATGGAAGTGGTCAGGAACGTTAGTGAGGATTCCCTCCTTACGGAGACCGACTCACCTTTTATGGGTCCGGATAGAACTAGGAATGAACCTTGTAACGTTAAGATTACACTTCAACGAATTTCGGAAATAAAGGGAATCAATCTAATTGAATTAGAGGAAAAAATAGAGAATAACTTTAGGAGGCTCCTAGGGCCTTACTCCTTCTCTGGGGCAAACCTGACGAACAGGTAA
- a CDS encoding diphthine--ammonia ligase, which yields MSRKLCSLFSGGKDSTYAIHWALLHGFKMECLITILPGRRDSWMFQYQNVRFTKYQAQVLNIPQIFVESSGERDKELQDLRMALREGRDLGAEGILTGALLSDYQRMNINLIAHDLGLKTYSPLWRKDQERYMRELIRYGFEFIITSASAYGFPFELVGKVVTQTDVEKIISRAKAFGFNPAFEGGEAETFVVSAPLFQRRLNVEGEIHRLGEFEWEYRITRIL from the coding sequence ATGAGTCGTAAGCTATGTTCTCTCTTCTCAGGAGGGAAGGATAGTACGTATGCCATACATTGGGCCTTGTTGCACGGTTTCAAAATGGAGTGCCTTATAACCATTTTACCGGGACGTAGGGACTCATGGATGTTCCAGTACCAGAACGTGAGGTTTACAAAGTATCAGGCTCAGGTCCTTAACATACCTCAAATTTTCGTGGAGTCCTCGGGTGAAAGGGATAAGGAGCTCCAAGATTTAAGGATGGCGCTACGAGAAGGAAGAGACCTGGGAGCTGAGGGAATACTCACCGGTGCCCTACTCTCTGACTACCAAAGGATGAACATTAATCTCATAGCCCACGATCTGGGCCTCAAGACCTATTCCCCCCTTTGGAGAAAGGATCAGGAGAGGTACATGCGAGAGTTAATCCGTTACGGCTTTGAGTTCATCATCACGTCTGCTTCTGCCTACGGTTTTCCGTTTGAACTTGTCGGTAAAGTGGTCACTCAAACTGATGTCGAGAAGATCATCTCAAGGGCTAAGGCTTTTGGTTTCAACCCGGCGTTTGAAGGTGGTGAGGCAGAGACTTTCGTGGTATCTGCACCTCTATTCCAAAGAAGATTAAATGTAGAGGGTGAAATTCATAGGTTAGGTGAATTTGAGTGGGAGTACAGAATAACCCGTATACTTTAA
- the lrs14 gene encoding HTH-type transcriptional regulator Lrs14, whose product MSQSQISGTRIKLPSGKDAGLVDILSFCYGLSETDVQVLMGLMRGDARGTEELETELKLSKASINRSLNKLLEMNLVMRIKEPGNKAGRPRYLYKAKDYNELKGKMLTDIKDCTDKMADLVNKEFKPLEIKA is encoded by the coding sequence ATGTCTCAAAGTCAGATAAGTGGAACTAGAATAAAACTACCATCAGGAAAAGATGCAGGGCTAGTAGATATACTTTCCTTTTGTTACGGGCTCTCGGAGACCGACGTCCAGGTTCTAATGGGACTGATGAGAGGAGATGCCAGAGGTACGGAAGAGCTTGAAACCGAGCTAAAGCTGTCCAAAGCGTCTATAAACCGAAGCTTGAACAAGCTTTTGGAAATGAATCTAGTCATGAGAATTAAGGAGCCAGGTAATAAGGCAGGAAGACCCAGATACCTATATAAGGCTAAGGATTACAATGAGCTAAAGGGCAAGATGCTGACCGATATTAAGGACTGCACTGATAAGATGGCTGACCTAGTGAATAAGGAGTTTAAGCCCTTAGAGATAAAGGCTTAA
- a CDS encoding glycerate 2-kinase yields the protein MEELVEKILELADPERALERKVRLKEDKVEVQGFQHSFKKPLVVSVGKASVKMANFFLKRLNDYQAIVVRPKGNQEPVHGNCEIIEAGHPNPDRDSIRAGKRVVELLTEESYDVVFFLLSGGASALMEDPIPPLEEYMEINDRLVKSGLSIQEINIVRKHLSRVKGGRLAQLSKAPIVTFVVSDVPGDDLSTIGSGPTVPDNSSMEEANQILQEIGIKTRYLSETPKSLNNSYALVVLDVAEVLNGISSFVPNPVILSSEVRGDARSLGAFMASILNTRDIPFSRPFTILMGGEPEVRIEGKPRKGGRNGEVCLSFLEWVKKQRFKLIALATDGIDGNSEYAGCVLDESITIPRKEIRTALREHSSYELLERFEAIIKTGPTGTNVNNVYVLMAP from the coding sequence ATGGAGGAGTTGGTAGAAAAAATCCTAGAACTGGCGGACCCAGAGAGAGCTCTAGAGAGGAAGGTAAGATTAAAGGAGGATAAGGTAGAGGTCCAGGGATTTCAGCACTCCTTTAAAAAACCGTTGGTCGTATCTGTGGGAAAAGCATCGGTGAAAATGGCTAATTTTTTCCTAAAGAGGCTAAACGACTATCAGGCTATAGTTGTTAGACCGAAGGGAAATCAAGAGCCTGTGCATGGGAACTGCGAAATAATAGAAGCTGGTCATCCAAACCCTGATAGGGACAGCATTAGGGCAGGGAAGAGGGTGGTAGAACTGCTTACGGAGGAAAGTTATGATGTGGTGTTTTTCCTTCTTAGTGGTGGGGCGTCTGCATTGATGGAGGATCCCATTCCGCCGTTAGAGGAGTATATGGAGATAAACGACAGACTAGTAAAATCCGGCCTTAGCATCCAAGAGATAAATATAGTGAGAAAGCATCTCTCTAGGGTTAAAGGAGGTAGACTAGCCCAATTGTCAAAGGCACCGATAGTTACTTTTGTAGTTAGTGACGTGCCAGGAGACGATCTCTCCACCATAGGTAGCGGACCTACTGTACCAGATAACTCGTCAATGGAAGAGGCTAATCAAATACTTCAAGAAATAGGGATAAAAACAAGGTATCTCAGCGAGACGCCCAAGTCATTAAACAACTCTTATGCTTTGGTAGTTCTTGACGTTGCTGAAGTACTAAATGGTATAAGCAGTTTTGTACCCAACCCTGTCATACTCTCGTCTGAAGTGAGGGGAGACGCAAGGTCCTTAGGTGCCTTTATGGCTTCAATCCTGAACACGAGGGACATTCCGTTCTCGAGGCCATTTACGATATTAATGGGTGGGGAACCAGAAGTGAGAATTGAGGGAAAGCCTAGAAAAGGGGGGAGAAACGGAGAAGTTTGCTTATCTTTTCTAGAATGGGTGAAAAAACAAAGGTTCAAGTTGATTGCGTTGGCTACGGACGGGATTGATGGAAACAGCGAGTACGCAGGTTGCGTATTGGACGAATCAATAACGATCCCAAGGAAGGAGATTAGGACAGCCCTCAGGGAACACTCCTCCTACGAGTTATTGGAGAGATTCGAGGCAATAATCAAAACTGGACCTACAGGGACTAACGTGAACAACGTTTATGTCCTTATGGCACCCTGA